From a region of the Mycolicibacterium sp. MU0050 genome:
- a CDS encoding cytochrome P450 has product MSDASTIEAAAAMLADPQAYTDEARLHAGLARLRATAPVSYVDVPDYAPFWAVTKHADIMEIERANDIFTNSPRPVLITREGDEQQAAVGIRTLIHMDDPEHRDFRAIGANWFRPKAMRALKARADELAKQFVDQMVEAGPECDFVQQVAVNYPLYMIMSLLGVPEQDFSSMLKWTQEMFGSDDEEFKRGTSKEEQMMALLEMFQYFSELTASRRANPTDDLGSAIANATINGEPLSDIETVSYYAIVAAAGHDTTSASISGGMHALIENPDQLAKLQADPSLMPLAVDEMIRWTTPVKEFMRTAQQDYELRGVRIPAGDSVLLSYVSGNRDEDIFEAPFVFDVARDPNKHIAFGYGVHFCLGAALARMEVNSFFTELLPRLKSVELAGPAEHVATTFVGGLKHLPIRFDLA; this is encoded by the coding sequence ATGAGTGATGCGTCCACGATCGAGGCGGCCGCGGCGATGCTCGCCGATCCGCAGGCGTACACCGACGAAGCGCGCCTGCACGCCGGACTGGCCCGGTTGCGGGCCACCGCCCCGGTGTCCTACGTCGATGTCCCCGACTACGCCCCGTTCTGGGCGGTCACCAAGCACGCCGACATCATGGAGATCGAGCGCGCCAACGACATCTTCACCAACTCCCCGCGTCCGGTCCTGATCACCCGAGAGGGCGACGAGCAACAGGCCGCGGTGGGGATCCGGACCCTGATCCACATGGACGATCCCGAGCACCGCGACTTCCGCGCGATCGGCGCCAACTGGTTCCGGCCAAAGGCCATGCGCGCGTTGAAGGCTCGCGCCGACGAGCTGGCCAAGCAGTTTGTCGACCAGATGGTCGAGGCGGGGCCGGAGTGCGACTTCGTCCAACAGGTCGCCGTCAACTACCCGCTCTACATGATCATGTCCCTGCTGGGCGTGCCGGAGCAGGACTTCTCCTCGATGCTGAAGTGGACGCAGGAGATGTTCGGCAGCGACGACGAGGAGTTCAAGCGCGGGACCAGCAAGGAAGAGCAGATGATGGCACTGCTCGAAATGTTCCAGTACTTCAGCGAATTGACGGCCTCACGCCGCGCCAACCCCACCGACGACCTGGGCTCCGCGATCGCCAACGCGACCATCAACGGCGAGCCGCTGTCCGACATCGAGACCGTCTCCTACTACGCCATCGTCGCCGCGGCCGGCCACGACACCACCAGCGCGAGCATCTCCGGCGGTATGCACGCGCTGATCGAGAACCCGGACCAGCTGGCCAAGCTGCAGGCCGATCCGAGCCTGATGCCGCTGGCCGTCGATGAGATGATCCGCTGGACCACCCCGGTCAAGGAGTTCATGCGGACCGCGCAGCAGGACTACGAGCTGCGCGGCGTGCGGATTCCCGCCGGCGACTCGGTGCTGCTGTCCTATGTCTCCGGCAACCGCGACGAGGACATCTTCGAGGCCCCGTTCGTCTTCGACGTGGCCCGAGACCCGAACAAGCACATCGCCTTTGGGTACGGCGTGCACTTCTGTCTGGGCGCGGCGCTGGCGCGCATGGAGGTCAACAGCTTCTTCACCGAGCTGCTGCCGCGCCTGAAGTCGGTCGAACTGGCCGGGCCCGCCGAACACGTGGCCACCACCTTCGTCGGTGGGCTCAAGCACCTGCCGATTCGCTTCGATCTCGCCTAG
- a CDS encoding LLM class F420-dependent oxidoreductase translates to MSGRLKIDRGIPSRLDGVPEAARAHEQAGYDGCWTGEINHDPFLPLALAAEHTNSIELGTSIAVAFARTPMTVAHLGWDLQTYSRGRFILGLGTQIQPHIEKRFGMPWSHPVRRMTEFIAALREIWSCWSTGERLDFQGEFYSHTLMTPMFTPEPSEFGVPKVFVAAVGTGMTQMSGAVADGLLVHAFTTRRYLEEVTEPALARGLQSSGRRRRDFEVSSPVFVVTGRDDDEMAAAAASFRKQIAFYGSTPAYRRVLELHGWGELQPELRRLSLAGEWDAMAQVIDDEVLAAFAVVAPVDEVGAALARRCSGVIDRVLPGFPSGTPEPVIAAVLDEVRASRGE, encoded by the coding sequence ATGTCGGGGCGCCTGAAGATCGACCGTGGGATCCCCAGTCGACTCGACGGCGTGCCCGAGGCCGCGCGCGCCCACGAGCAGGCGGGTTACGACGGCTGCTGGACCGGCGAGATCAACCATGATCCCTTCCTGCCGTTGGCGTTGGCCGCCGAGCACACCAACTCGATCGAACTGGGCACCAGCATTGCGGTGGCCTTCGCGCGCACCCCGATGACGGTGGCCCATCTGGGCTGGGATCTGCAGACGTACTCCCGCGGCCGATTCATTCTCGGGCTGGGCACCCAGATCCAGCCGCACATCGAGAAGCGCTTCGGGATGCCGTGGAGCCACCCGGTGCGGCGGATGACGGAATTCATTGCGGCGCTGCGGGAAATCTGGTCCTGCTGGAGCACCGGGGAACGCCTCGACTTCCAGGGCGAGTTCTACAGCCACACCCTGATGACCCCGATGTTCACGCCGGAGCCCTCGGAGTTCGGCGTGCCGAAGGTCTTCGTCGCGGCGGTGGGCACCGGCATGACGCAGATGTCCGGCGCGGTGGCCGACGGCCTGCTGGTGCATGCCTTCACCACCCGCCGCTACCTCGAGGAAGTGACCGAACCGGCGCTGGCCCGCGGACTGCAAAGCAGCGGGAGGCGGCGTCGGGACTTCGAGGTGTCCAGCCCGGTCTTCGTGGTCACCGGGCGCGACGACGACGAGATGGCGGCGGCGGCAGCGTCGTTCCGCAAGCAGATCGCGTTCTACGGTTCGACGCCCGCGTATCGGCGGGTGCTGGAACTGCACGGGTGGGGCGAACTCCAGCCCGAGCTGCGGCGGCTGTCGCTGGCCGGCGAGTGGGACGCGATGGCCCAGGTCATCGACGACGAGGTCCTGGCGGCGTTCGCCGTCGTCGCCCCAGTCGACGAGGTCGGTGCGGCGCTGGCGCGCCGTTGCTCCGGGGTGATCGACCGGGTCCTGCCGGGATTCCCGAGCGGGACGCCCGAACCCGTGATCGCGGCGGTGCTCGACGAAGTGCGCGCTTCGCGCGGTGAGTGA
- a CDS encoding TetR/AcrR family transcriptional regulator, with protein MLFVTAAVTPKGERRRCALVSAAAELLCEGGFEAVRHRAVARRAGLPLASTTYYFSSLDDLIVAAVEYIGMREAAMLRARVAALPRRRRGSEATADLLLELLIDDSGPDTPQHEQLISRYERYVACARQPALRDIQRRMMQQRAEAVAEAVERSGRTAGAALIDTLLFAIDGAVVSSLVDPSGTPRATTRASLIEVIDALAPYHRQAAAV; from the coding sequence ATGCTATTCGTGACGGCAGCAGTCACTCCCAAGGGAGAACGTCGACGGTGCGCACTGGTCAGTGCCGCCGCCGAATTGCTCTGCGAGGGAGGCTTCGAGGCGGTGCGGCATCGCGCTGTCGCGCGCCGCGCCGGGCTGCCGCTGGCGTCGACCACCTACTACTTCTCGTCGCTCGATGACCTCATCGTGGCCGCCGTCGAGTACATCGGCATGCGGGAGGCCGCGATGCTGCGGGCGCGGGTCGCCGCCCTGCCGCGACGCCGCCGGGGTTCCGAAGCGACCGCCGATCTGCTGCTCGAGTTGTTGATCGACGACAGCGGGCCCGACACCCCGCAGCACGAGCAACTGATCTCCCGCTACGAGCGCTACGTCGCCTGTGCGCGCCAGCCCGCGCTGCGCGACATTCAGCGCCGGATGATGCAGCAGCGCGCGGAGGCTGTCGCGGAGGCCGTCGAACGGTCGGGCCGCACGGCCGGGGCCGCCCTGATCGACACCCTGCTGTTCGCCATCGACGGGGCCGTCGTCTCCTCGCTCGTCGACCCGTCTGGGACGCCCAGGGCCACCACCCGCGCGTCGCTCATCGAGGTCATCGACGCGCTGGCGCCGTACCACCGCCAAGCCGCCGCCGTGTGA
- a CDS encoding alpha/beta hydrolase, with protein MTGLSRRTVLRLALGAVAGAVGASAMGNVTPAPRSAAAVGASPVPLSPTVPPAPSSGAAATMVTGSFASAARGVTTNWAIARPPGQTAALRPVIALHGKDSDAATVMAGGVEQGLAQAVEAGLPPFAVVSVDGGNGYWHRRASGEDSGAMVLDELLPLLDSHGLDTSRVAFLGWSMGGYGALLLGARLGPARTAGIAAVSPALWLSPGAAAPGAFDSAADYAANSVWGLPALGSIPLRIDCGTSDPFYGATAEFIAQLPAPPAGGFSPGGHNGEFWSAQLPAQLSWLAPLLTA; from the coding sequence ATGACGGGCCTGAGCCGACGCACTGTTTTGCGCCTGGCGCTGGGCGCCGTCGCCGGTGCCGTGGGCGCTTCCGCGATGGGCAATGTGACGCCCGCACCGCGTTCTGCCGCCGCTGTCGGCGCATCACCCGTCCCGCTGTCCCCAACCGTCCCGCCGGCCCCGTCTTCGGGCGCCGCTGCGACCATGGTCACCGGATCGTTTGCGTCCGCGGCGCGCGGGGTCACCACCAATTGGGCCATCGCGCGCCCGCCCGGCCAGACCGCAGCGTTGCGGCCGGTGATCGCCCTGCACGGAAAGGACAGCGACGCCGCCACGGTGATGGCCGGCGGTGTCGAGCAGGGGTTGGCGCAGGCCGTCGAGGCCGGACTGCCACCTTTCGCCGTCGTGAGCGTGGACGGCGGCAATGGGTACTGGCACCGGCGGGCCTCCGGCGAGGATTCCGGCGCCATGGTGCTCGACGAGTTGCTCCCCCTCCTGGACTCCCACGGGCTGGACACCTCGCGGGTCGCCTTCCTGGGATGGTCGATGGGCGGCTACGGCGCGCTGTTGCTCGGCGCGCGGTTGGGGCCGGCGCGGACCGCGGGGATCGCTGCCGTCAGCCCCGCGCTGTGGCTGTCCCCGGGTGCCGCGGCGCCCGGTGCGTTCGACAGCGCGGCGGACTACGCGGCCAACAGCGTGTGGGGATTGCCGGCGCTGGGGTCGATTCCGCTTCGAATCGACTGCGGCACCTCGGATCCGTTCTACGGCGCCACTGCGGAGTTCATCGCGCAGTTGCCCGCCCCGCCGGCCGGGGGCTTCTCCCCCGGCGGCCACAACGGCGAGTTCTGGAGCGCGCAACTGCCCGCGCAACTTTCGTGGCTCGCCCCGCTGCTGACCGCCTGA
- a CDS encoding SDR family oxidoreductase: protein MTDAIGGRTIAITGAARGIGWATAKALLSRGARVVIGDRDVPVLERAVVELAEYGTVSGHPLDVTDPESFAGFLDKARADGGGHIDVLVNNAGVMPVGPFLEQSEQAIRTSIEVNFYGVLNGCRLVLPEMTARGSGHIVNIASLAGVVAVPGQVVYAGTKFAVVGLSTAMADEFAGRGVDVSVVMPPFTRTELISGTKASGASRPVEPEVIAKAVVAVLNKPKTHVAVPYPMRFVSPMLAMLGPRTRRRLHKLMGSDRLFLDFDEDARSAYARRAETATGVVSEG from the coding sequence ATGACGGATGCCATCGGCGGCAGGACCATTGCCATCACCGGTGCGGCCCGCGGGATCGGCTGGGCCACCGCCAAGGCGCTGCTGAGCCGCGGCGCCCGAGTGGTGATCGGTGACCGCGACGTCCCGGTGCTGGAACGGGCGGTAGTGGAATTGGCCGAGTACGGAACGGTGTCGGGGCACCCGCTGGACGTCACCGATCCCGAATCCTTTGCCGGTTTCCTGGACAAGGCCCGCGCCGACGGCGGCGGTCACATCGACGTTCTGGTCAACAACGCCGGGGTGATGCCGGTGGGCCCGTTCCTGGAGCAGTCCGAGCAGGCCATCCGCACGTCGATTGAGGTGAATTTCTACGGGGTGCTCAACGGCTGCCGCCTGGTGTTGCCCGAGATGACGGCGCGCGGTAGCGGACACATCGTCAACATCGCCTCGCTGGCCGGCGTGGTCGCCGTGCCCGGGCAGGTGGTGTACGCGGGCACCAAGTTCGCCGTCGTGGGGCTCTCGACGGCGATGGCCGACGAGTTCGCCGGGCGCGGCGTCGACGTCAGCGTGGTGATGCCGCCGTTCACCCGCACCGAACTGATCTCCGGGACCAAGGCGTCCGGCGCCAGTCGGCCGGTCGAGCCCGAGGTGATCGCCAAGGCGGTGGTCGCGGTGCTGAACAAGCCGAAGACCCACGTCGCGGTGCCCTATCCGATGCGGTTCGTCTCCCCGATGCTGGCGATGCTGGGGCCGCGGACCCGGCGGCGGTTGCACAAGCTGATGGGTTCCGACCGGTTGTTCCTGGATTTCGACGAGGACGCCCGCAGTGCCTACGCGCGCCGAGCCGAGACGGCGACCGGCGTGGTTTCCGAGGGTTGA
- a CDS encoding amidohydrolase family protein has protein sequence MHKDDMILISVDDHIIEPPDMFKNHLPAKYADEAPRLVHNADGSDTWQFRDVVIPNVALNAVAGRPKEEYGLEPQGLDEIRPGCYDAAERVKDMSAGGVLATMNFPSFPGFAARLFATDDDEFSMALVRAYNDWHIDEWCGSAPGRFIPMAIPAIWNPQLCAAEIRRVADKGVHSLTFTENPSTLGYPSFHDLEYWRPVWEALVDTETVMNVHIGSSGKLAITAPDAPMDVMITLQPMNIVQAAADLLWSAPIKEFPTLKIALSEGGTGWIPYFLDRVDRTFEMHSTWTHQDFGGKLPSEVFREHFMTCFISDPVGVKNRHLIGVDNICWEMDYPHSDSMWPGAPEELWAVFDTYDVSDEEINKITHENAMRLYQFDPFAHIPKDQATVGALRTSVEGHDVSIRALSHERDPNTSSGMDALTAAAQANSSAR, from the coding sequence GTGCACAAGGACGACATGATTTTGATTTCGGTGGATGATCACATTATTGAGCCGCCGGATATGTTCAAGAATCATTTGCCGGCGAAGTATGCCGATGAGGCGCCGCGGTTGGTGCACAACGCTGATGGCTCGGATACGTGGCAGTTTCGGGATGTGGTGATTCCGAATGTGGCGCTCAATGCGGTGGCGGGCCGGCCCAAGGAGGAGTACGGGCTCGAACCGCAGGGCCTCGATGAGATTCGGCCCGGCTGTTATGACGCTGCCGAGCGGGTCAAGGACATGAGTGCCGGTGGGGTCCTGGCCACGATGAACTTCCCGTCGTTTCCGGGGTTCGCGGCGCGGTTGTTCGCCACCGATGACGACGAGTTTTCGATGGCGTTGGTGCGCGCCTATAACGACTGGCATATCGACGAGTGGTGCGGGTCGGCGCCGGGGCGGTTCATTCCGATGGCGATTCCGGCGATCTGGAATCCGCAGTTGTGTGCCGCCGAGATTCGCCGGGTCGCCGACAAGGGTGTGCATTCGTTGACGTTCACCGAGAATCCCTCGACGTTGGGGTATCCGTCGTTTCATGACCTGGAGTACTGGCGGCCGGTGTGGGAAGCCCTGGTCGATACCGAGACGGTGATGAATGTGCACATCGGGTCCTCGGGGAAGTTGGCGATCACCGCCCCGGATGCGCCGATGGACGTGATGATCACGTTGCAGCCGATGAACATCGTGCAGGCGGCCGCGGATTTGTTGTGGTCGGCACCGATCAAGGAGTTCCCGACGCTCAAGATCGCCCTCAGTGAGGGCGGCACGGGCTGGATTCCGTATTTCCTGGATCGGGTGGATCGCACCTTTGAGATGCATTCGACCTGGACGCATCAGGATTTCGGGGGCAAGTTGCCGTCGGAGGTGTTCCGGGAGCATTTCATGACGTGTTTCATCTCTGATCCGGTCGGGGTGAAAAACCGGCATCTGATCGGGGTGGACAACATCTGCTGGGAGATGGACTATCCGCATTCGGATTCGATGTGGCCCGGAGCCCCGGAGGAGTTGTGGGCGGTGTTCGACACCTATGACGTCAGCGACGAGGAGATCAACAAGATCACCCACGAAAACGCCATGCGGCTCTACCAGTTCGACCCGTTCGCCCACATCCCCAAGGACCAGGCCACCGTCGGTGCCCTGCGCACATCCGTCGAGGGCCACGACGTGTCGATCCGGGCACTGTCCCACGAGCGGGACCCCAACACCAGCAGCGGCATGGACGCCCTGACCGCCGCCGCCCAAGCCAACTCCTCAGCCCGCTAA